The following is a genomic window from Fundulus heteroclitus isolate FHET01 chromosome 16, MU-UCD_Fhet_4.1, whole genome shotgun sequence.
taacaatccaaaaaaaaatatgcttttgtTTCTTGCACGGATTGAGGCTTTGCTTCCAAAGATGACATGCATTATTTTTCCGCAACGATGTGATGTTTGTGGAGTATAATGGTTCCCAGCTCTAGCAAAGCCTGTGATAAATGTAGAACTGTTTCATGTTAAGCTAAAgctgtgtttaaaacattttttaatgagACATTTATCATCTCATACTTTCCACCAGCTCTTTGTACGTGGAGATTGTTTTCTGTAAATAGAAACTGTCACTGGTAAATGAAGGCTGCTATGGGAATGTGAAATATGACTACAGTGATGGAACAGGAAGAACTATGACTTAGCGTTTTGAGCAGAGAAACAATAATTTGTGCCAGGGGGACCAAAATCAATCAATGAcagtttataaaataaaaagactgatcctttatgttctttttatttgtttgcttgATGGCTGGAACACTTTCTTAACACACCATTGGGTTGTAGTGTTTGCAGTGATACCGCCTTTAAAATCTTTTCACGTCAAATGATGGACAGTTGTGCAAAGAAGCAGAAAGCCTCAGCTGATGCGGCCCAAAAAGTTTTCAGTTGACACTTCTCAGTTGTTCTTCAAAGAGTGTCACAATACTTCCCAAGACAGGTGGAGGGCAGAGCCAAGGACACCCAGGCTGAACTGAACACCTTGTTCTAGTTAAAATGTATgcattattttcttcttctttcattttttacCCTTTCAATTGTCactacagcattttttttcatcgATTTGTATCAAGCTTTAAAGGCATCAGATCACttaaattattatgaattgattttatttatataggaaCAATTCCCAACATATACCATCTGAAGGCAATTTTAACATACACAGGTCCAGTTCATATTCTACTACACAGAAATGCACACTAAATCAAATTTACACCAGTAAACTCACATCATAAACGCAGATTGCATTTAATGACACACAATTCAGTCTGATAGTTCATGTACCACAAGACAGTGTAAGACAAAattcccacactgcaaaaaaaaaaaaagctagatgaactcaaaATTTCAAGGCAACAAACTTCGATAAAATTTTAAGTTGGGCAATCAAACTAAATATCTTAAGTTTTGCTTTTGAGTTGGCTCAACTCTAAATTCTAATTTTTGTCAACTCAACTGTAAGTTATATTAACTTCTAATTTTACATTGTAATTACTTTAAATTCTTTATTCTACCAACTATCCTGTAAGTTGTACTAACTTCTAATTTTACATTGTAATTACTTTAAATTCTTTATTCTACCAACTATCCTGTAAGTTGTACTAACTTCTAATTTTACATTGTAATTACTTTAAATTCTTTATTCTACCAACTATCCTGTAAGTTGTACTAACTTCTGATTTTATATTGTTAtaactttaaattatttgttcTCCTAACTATCGTATACGTTGTACTAACTTCTAATTTTATATTGTTATAACTTTAAATTCTTTATTCTACAAACTATCCCGTAAGTTGTGCAAATctctaattttaaattataataactttaatttcttcattttaCTAACTCTCATGTAAGTTGTACTAACTTATGATTTGtataaataattacagaaatgtataaataattacAGATGCAACATATACAttcaaaacttttgttttatttgaactgtaCCAGGATCAAAGCCCTTCCAACAGGGCCAAGTAAATGCAAACTAATGAGACCCAATTGTCCCAGTCAACTTGTGCAACAATGTGTAGCACAAGCTTTTATAACACTGCTCAATACTATGTGCTGTTTTACAAACACTGAACCTCAACATTTAAGATGTTTAAGGAAAACCcaataaagtacaaaataaatgtaagacaGTGGGAGTTTGAGGTACATCAGAGTTGTGTGTGAGAAACAGGAAGACAAAATTAACATGGGTTGGCTGGACAGAAGGAACCTTTCAGAGATCAACAATTCCATACCCAACAGTATCAGTTAGCGTGCAGATTCACTCAAGGAGTTTGTTTTTGAGGGATCTTACCCTTGCAGAGAGATCTGTACCAAGTTCCATGAAAACCTTCTGAATAGTTTCAAATGTGTACCTGAGATCTTTTGGGTACTTAAGGTTCAACGCATAGATCAGTCCAAAGAGGTAACCAAAAGCAGTCGGCAGGTCAGGGAGATCTTGAAGGACAATCTCTTCTtccacaacaacagcaacattcACCACACTTTGAGGAGCTGCGCTGTCATCATCCTCCAACACAGTGAGGACACCCACAGTGAGGCCCTTCGTCTGCTCCTCTTCTGGGTCAGTGTCCTTGTGTGGACAGACAGGAAAATACATTAGTCATTAAATTACTGTGAATAGGAATAAGGTATTACGCTAAAAGAATCACAAATTAttgaatacaatttttttcaaaattgaatTAATTATGAGTTGGACATCTGAACTATTTCCATCCCATACCCCACAATTAAAGATTTAATCCCTTACACACATCAATTGACATCATCTAGGCTACATAGAGTCATATCCAGGACAGTACAGCTATTGAAGACACTCTGGCCATAAGGAGAGATAAAGGAACAAGGAGGACAGAGAGGTAATGGTTCAAGTCAATGTTAAATTCAGCACtataaatacagtataataacgTTTTTATAATTTCTACTTATAACTACTTACAAAACAGTTCCTGAAGAGCTTCTCCTGACTGTCACGGAGATACAAGGGAAGGCCCTTCAATGCTGCAGTTTGTCGAAGTGCAGTGATGTCAGATGTCTGAAACAAAGAGTTGCatgaaattaattataaaaTTGTATTcagtaattttacatttttcggCTTGGACCCTGCGATTGCTCATTGTCAAGGTTTATTTTGAGGGTTTGTCATGAGAAGAATCACTTAACATTGTAACAATTGCTACCAAAATTATTACTATAGTTTCATAAAAAggcaacatttcttttttatattcataatgtTCAGAGTTATTAAATTACTACATCTAGAATTCACCTCTTGATCCAGGCTGTTAAGGAGCTGATCCATCTCAGATGAAAAAGCTGTCCTCCTCCCCCGATAGAGTCTCAGGAGCCTGCAAGTGTGCTGATGAAGGGCAGCTCTGAAGTTGTCCATTAGGTTCTTGTTTGTGATGCGATAAAACTCCTCCCTTatctgttaaaaatgtaaacataaaatTGAAATCCTCAATTCAAAGTCAATACAATATCAACACCATTGTCATGTTAAATATGCATTCTAATCAACACGCATAACTCTTCTACTCCCCTTGTGAAAACGAGTAAATCATAAACACAACATAATATATTTTTAGTTCACATGCTTACCTCTGCCTCACAAAACAGAGCAGGCCACCGCACCAGAACCTCTGACACCATAGGCTGCAGCTCCACGATCTCCTTGCGTCTCAAAGAGAAAGTCAACTCCATCTTTTGCCTGATGAGTGCAACATTCTTGCTCTTCTTCTTAAACTCTTCAACCAGAGCCAGTCTTTCATCCTCCAGTGAATCATCATTATGGTTTTCTGGATGGTCAGGGACGTGGTTAATCTCGCCTCGCTTTGCTCTCTTCAGAGAAGAACCGGCACCATCATCTTCACTGCTCCTCTTTTTCTTGTTAATGCTCACCTCGATACAGCCTGCCTGACGCAGCTTGGACCTGTAATTGCCAAGTTTGTATTTTATGCTCATTTTCCATCCTTCATACCCCGTTTCACTGCCTGGTTCCCGAAGGCAGGGGTGTCTATTGATGAGAGCAGAAGCAACTGACTCAATCTGGTCTTGATCAGGATAGGCTTTCACTTCAAAGACTGCCTGAGCAATCTTGTCCAAAATATCTGTCTTCATGTCTCTTGTTAAGCTGATACCTTTCTTGGTCTCTCCATATGCTTCATTGCCTTTACGCAGCTTAAGCTCCACATCATAGGAGAAGGGTGGGATCGGAAAAGGTGAAGGCCATTCTGAGACATTTCGCAGATAGTTCTTAATAAAAGCTGAGGGACTCTGGTGTGACTCTCTGCTGGATAAACTGGCTGTATCCAGGGAAGACCCTGAATCAAAAGAGTCTGACTCTTGCAGAACAACTGCAGACTCATCCCAAAGAATGTGCAAGATAGCACGCTCAGGTGGCAACTCATGGATGTCAATCAAATTACAGAGAGCATTATTAAAGCCTGGGTCCTCATATTGTAGTGTAAAACTGCCTTGAAGTTGAAGATTTTCCTGAAGAATGTTTTGCAACTGCTCAACCGAACCAGGTACTTCAGGAAGTGTCACTTTACGGGACATTCTTGGGGAGATTTTCACCAGCAGTACTAATCCAGCCTATGTCACAAAAAATAAGGACAAAACACAGAGGGGTCAGGTTAAAGAAAATTTCTCGAAAGTTAAATTCATAAATAATGTAACAAGGTCTAACAATGTGTTAATTCTACCTGCAAGTATTAACAAGAAAAGCAATGTCTCCATAGGCAAAGCAAGCTTGAGCAGCAAAAAAGTACATAATATGAACAAGGATCcaacaaaaactgaactgaaaaccAAACCTATACACAAACATTAGGGGTAACTGCAAACAGGACATAGGTGAATGAAACAAGACACAGGTGAAACAAATCAGGAAATCCATTAAATACAAGAAGTAAAACTGACAGAAAAAtctctcaaaataaaataatggacAAGCTGTGACATCTTGTTTGAATAGAAGAAAGGGTGAAAATGTGAATGAGAGCAACAGAGTTTTATTTATAGAGTGTAATGAGAGTCCACTGACCATTCTGTGTCACTTCAATGGAGGAGGCACACTTTTGGAGTCACCAGCACCTTCCCTCCCACTGTGTATGCCACTAGTGGATGATGGTTGTTGAGAGCCTGGGGAAAGAAAATCTCAATGTCTGCGTAGATGCTCTCCACAAGTTCAAAAGACCTAAAATGTTCAAGGTACCAAGATGTGAGCTTTTTGCCAACAAAGGCTACTTTTTCAGGGTTAACTACTATGGTCACGATTTTATAAAATTCTGGCAGTCCACTGCAGTGTCCAGATGAAAGAATCATACCCTCCACATATCGGGTCCTATGGAAACATGCTAAGATTGCTTTGGCTTGAGTTCACCGAAAGTCATATTTGCAGTTGAATTTCTGCAGCCGAATGTTTGCAGCTGAATTTTCGCAGGTGAATttttttgcaggtgaatttttACCAGATTAAAATTCAGTGTAAGGAATTCAATGTCTAACAAAATTCAGTGCttaaaattcagtgtttaaaattcagtgttaaaGAAAAGGTGGATTCCAATGggactgtttttcttccatacTCTAGCGACCCggctaaaatacaaagaaaacactCCGCCGACGCAGATCCGGTGTATTTATCAAAGCTTGGTCACTGTGCTGAGGCATCGGGTCGGTTAGAGCTGCGTTCATATGAGGTTATACTGTCAAACTATTAAGGCAATGATCAGTGTCATTAGACTCACTGGTCGTTGGTATTTTAGTGATCATACCCACCGGTATATAGTAGTATTTACTATAtactagggctgtcaaacgattaaaaattttaatcgcaattaattgcataatttcaatagttaactcgagattaatcgcaaaatAATCGCAtactttatctttttatttctgaaagtgtaaaagcctatttgggccttttaatatgcaaatttgcaataaatgacactagtaaaaaacatCCTTGTACAaaagatattttaatattttttcttttcaaggactttcagaattggaatgaaaacatcctggtgccataaaatgttaaactctggccagtAATGGCTAAATCATTAATCATAGCGCCctgatgtaaataaataaatatttcatgtcaaaatatttgtttgcctcttaaacaaagatagacatggtattaagcatttaaatataaagtaatactaattttacattttaataaagtcacaactattattcatttttttcactctctcataTGCATCTAATCcagagctttcacaccaacaacaataattccCTCGTATATTTTTGTATGCTGCTTTTAttcacattaaaacagtttaaagctTGGAAAAGGATTTAAATTTTCCAGttcattccagagtcttacactttgcttgcaactggggaAAGAGCTACCgtttattgcaaccgtaaagtgcagaaaatacgggcagagctgCTCCTGCCTTTAGTCCCTCGGCTCCGATGTTaggatgagctgcagcacgTTATGAGGCGGATGGATATTTCAGGTGGATATACTCactgtttttgtgtctgttgtTTTAGAGCCCAtataagcgacttcactttcagaaacaagcccgaAAAACTGCAATCCGCGACTCATGAAGTTTACAatcgactttagaaaaaaagaagcccaaagtcgcatgaaataaacgggcttggcaacagtgagcgcgtgTCTGTTGTGCTAAAGTCTCTAGCATTCATGGAACTACGGAAAGTGtcgagggagaaaaaaaaaaacaaagtccgAAGAGCGCGGCgaggaaaaaaacaccaacgcttaaaaaaacacatttaaaaaatgtgggcGTCATGGTCTAaaaaagttaacgcgttaaaactgacagccccaCTATATACTACATTTAGAAGTATAATATACCGGGCCACTTTATAGCATAGCAGGTAACACCGACAGCTGCACGCTCCCTTCTGTGAATAGTGCACTCCATAGACTGTGAAGACAGACAGCAAAATAGGCCCAGCGGACCGAGCCGCAGCTTGTGTGCGGCTTCGGCTCGGGCTCCACTCTCTAACTGTCCCTACTGTCAAACTAACCTGCTCTCCTGCTGCATAAAGGAAGCAATGCAGGTACTGAATTGGCAGTGTTATTACCACGGTGTAATAACACTGCCAATTCTTCTAACAGTGACAGATTACATGAAATGTAGGTTAATTTTGCGACCACAATTTTGAGTTAGAATTGGTAATGAACATGAATTAACAGAGTACCAACCAGTCAGACGATAACA
Proteins encoded in this region:
- the LOC118566474 gene encoding uncharacterized protein LOC118566474, translating into MAGLVLLVKISPRMSRKVTLPEVPGSVEQLQNILQENLQLQGSFTLQYEDPGFNNALCNLIDIHELPPERAILHILWDESAVVLQESDSFDSGSSLDTASLSSRESHQSPSAFIKNYLRNVSEWPSPFPIPPFSYDVELKLRKGNEAYGETKKGISLTRDMKTDILDKIAQAVFEVKAYPDQDQIESVASALINRHPCLREPGSETGYEGWKMSIKYKLGNYRSKLRQAGCIEVSINKKKRSSEDDGAGSSLKRAKRGEINHVPDHPENHNDDSLEDERLALVEEFKKKSKNVALIRQKMELTFSLRRKEIVELQPMVSEVLVRWPALFCEAEIREEFYRITNKNLMDNFRAALHQHTCRLLRLYRGRRTAFSSEMDQLLNSLDQETSDITALRQTAALKGLPLYLRDSQEKLFRNCFDTDPEEEQTKGLTVGVLTVLEDDDSAAPQSVVNVAVVVEEEIVLQDLPDLPTAFGYLFGLIYALNLKYPKDLRYTFETIQKVFMELGTDLSARVRSLKNKLLE